A DNA window from Lagenorhynchus albirostris chromosome 5, mLagAlb1.1, whole genome shotgun sequence contains the following coding sequences:
- the SLC35A5 gene encoding UDP-sugar transporter protein SLC35A5 isoform X1 → MESNYCGHPVLSSSSAMYTFLLGAIFIALSSSRILLVKYSANEENKYDYLPTTVNVCSELVKLVFCVLVSFWVLKKEDHQNRNLRCGSWKEFSNFMKWSIPAFLYFLDNLIVFYVLSYLQPAMAVIFSNFSIITTALLFRIVLKRHLNWIQWASLLILFLSIVALTSGTETSQHNLAGHGFHHDAFFSPSNSCLLFRSECSGKDNCTAKEWTFSEAQWNTTARVFSHIRLGLGHVLIIVQCFISSMANIYNEKILKEGNQLTESIFVQNSKLYFFGILFNGLTLGLQSSNRDQVKNCGFFYGHNAFSVALIFVTAFQGLSVAFILKFLDNMFHVLMAQVTTVVITTVSVLVFDFRPSLEFFIEAPSVLLSIFIYNASKPQGLEYAPRQERIRDLSGSLWERSSGDGEELERLTKPKSDIESDEDAF, encoded by the exons ATGGAAAGCAATTATTGTGGTCATCCCGTGTTAAGCTCCTCTTCAGCAATGTATACATTCCTGCTGGGGGCCATATTCATTGCTTTAAGCTCCAGTCGAATCCTACTTGTAAAATATTCAGCCAATGAAG AGAACAAATATGATTATCTTCCAACTACTGTGAATGTGTGCTCAGAACTGGTGAAGCTGGTTTTCTGTGTGCTTGTGTCATTCTGGGTTCTAAAGAAAG aagatCATCAAAATAGAAACTTGAGATGTGGTTCCTGGAAGGAATTCTCTAATTTCATGAAGTGGTCCATTCCTGCCTTTCTTTATTTCCTGGATAATTTGATTGTCTTCTATGTCCTTTCCTATCTTCAGCCT gCCATGGCTGTTATCTTCTCAAATTTTAGCATTATAACAACAGCTCTTCTATTCAGGATAGTGCTGAA GAGGCATCTAAACTGGATACAGTGGGCTTCCCtcctgattttgtttttgtctattgTGGCCCTCACTTCTGGGACTGAGACCTCACAGCATAACCTGGCAGGACATGGATTTCATCACGATGCCTTCTTCAGCCCATCCAATTCCTGTCTTCTCTTCAGAAGTGAGTGCTCCGGAAAAGACAATTGCACGGCAAAGGAGTGGACTTTTTCTGAAGCTCAGTGGAACACCACGGCCAGGGTTTTCAGTCATATCCGTCTTGGCTTGGGCCATGTTCTTATTATAGTCCAGTGTTTTATTTCTTCGATGGCCAATATCTATAATGAAAAGATACTGAAGGAAGGGAACCAGCTCACTGAAAGCATCTTTGTACAGAACAGCAAACTCTATTTCTTTGGCATTCTTTTTAATGGGCTGACCCTGGGCCTTCAGAGCAGTAACCGTGATCAGGTTAAGAACTGTGGGTTTTTTTATGGCCACAATGCATTTTCAGTAGCCCTTATTTTTGTAACTGCATTCCAGGGCCTCTCAGTGGCCTTTATTCTGAAGTTCCTGGATAACATGTTCCATGTCTTGATGGCCCAGGTCACCACTGTCGTCATCACAACGGTGTCTGTCTTGGTCTTTGACTTCAGGCCCTCCCTGGAGTTTTTCATAGAAGCCCCGTCAGTTCTTCtctccatatttatttataatgccAGCAAGCCTCAAGGTCTGGAATACGCACCTAGGCAAGAAAGGATCCGAGATCTAAGCGGCAGTCTTTGGGAGCGCTCCAGTGGG GATGGAGAAGAACTGGAGAGACTTACCAAACCCAAGAGTGATATTGAATCAGATGAAGATGCTTTCTAA
- the SLC35A5 gene encoding UDP-sugar transporter protein SLC35A5 isoform X2, producing the protein MESNYCGHPVLSSSSAMYTFLLGAIFIALSSSRILLVKYSANEENKYDYLPTTVNVCSELVKLVFCVLVSFWVLKKDHQNRNLRCGSWKEFSNFMKWSIPAFLYFLDNLIVFYVLSYLQPAMAVIFSNFSIITTALLFRIVLKRHLNWIQWASLLILFLSIVALTSGTETSQHNLAGHGFHHDAFFSPSNSCLLFRSECSGKDNCTAKEWTFSEAQWNTTARVFSHIRLGLGHVLIIVQCFISSMANIYNEKILKEGNQLTESIFVQNSKLYFFGILFNGLTLGLQSSNRDQVKNCGFFYGHNAFSVALIFVTAFQGLSVAFILKFLDNMFHVLMAQVTTVVITTVSVLVFDFRPSLEFFIEAPSVLLSIFIYNASKPQGLEYAPRQERIRDLSGSLWERSSGDGEELERLTKPKSDIESDEDAF; encoded by the exons ATGGAAAGCAATTATTGTGGTCATCCCGTGTTAAGCTCCTCTTCAGCAATGTATACATTCCTGCTGGGGGCCATATTCATTGCTTTAAGCTCCAGTCGAATCCTACTTGTAAAATATTCAGCCAATGAAG AGAACAAATATGATTATCTTCCAACTACTGTGAATGTGTGCTCAGAACTGGTGAAGCTGGTTTTCTGTGTGCTTGTGTCATTCTGGGTTCTAAAGAAAG atCATCAAAATAGAAACTTGAGATGTGGTTCCTGGAAGGAATTCTCTAATTTCATGAAGTGGTCCATTCCTGCCTTTCTTTATTTCCTGGATAATTTGATTGTCTTCTATGTCCTTTCCTATCTTCAGCCT gCCATGGCTGTTATCTTCTCAAATTTTAGCATTATAACAACAGCTCTTCTATTCAGGATAGTGCTGAA GAGGCATCTAAACTGGATACAGTGGGCTTCCCtcctgattttgtttttgtctattgTGGCCCTCACTTCTGGGACTGAGACCTCACAGCATAACCTGGCAGGACATGGATTTCATCACGATGCCTTCTTCAGCCCATCCAATTCCTGTCTTCTCTTCAGAAGTGAGTGCTCCGGAAAAGACAATTGCACGGCAAAGGAGTGGACTTTTTCTGAAGCTCAGTGGAACACCACGGCCAGGGTTTTCAGTCATATCCGTCTTGGCTTGGGCCATGTTCTTATTATAGTCCAGTGTTTTATTTCTTCGATGGCCAATATCTATAATGAAAAGATACTGAAGGAAGGGAACCAGCTCACTGAAAGCATCTTTGTACAGAACAGCAAACTCTATTTCTTTGGCATTCTTTTTAATGGGCTGACCCTGGGCCTTCAGAGCAGTAACCGTGATCAGGTTAAGAACTGTGGGTTTTTTTATGGCCACAATGCATTTTCAGTAGCCCTTATTTTTGTAACTGCATTCCAGGGCCTCTCAGTGGCCTTTATTCTGAAGTTCCTGGATAACATGTTCCATGTCTTGATGGCCCAGGTCACCACTGTCGTCATCACAACGGTGTCTGTCTTGGTCTTTGACTTCAGGCCCTCCCTGGAGTTTTTCATAGAAGCCCCGTCAGTTCTTCtctccatatttatttataatgccAGCAAGCCTCAAGGTCTGGAATACGCACCTAGGCAAGAAAGGATCCGAGATCTAAGCGGCAGTCTTTGGGAGCGCTCCAGTGGG GATGGAGAAGAACTGGAGAGACTTACCAAACCCAAGAGTGATATTGAATCAGATGAAGATGCTTTCTAA